The following are encoded together in the Methanosarcina flavescens genome:
- a CDS encoding site-2 protease family protein gives MSGTSIVLGIFLLYWFLISVLDRKGILEKYNISTFGPLPILMIRTTRGLKLLDILARPKLYWRSFANLGILLMFAGMIAMFLVIALSDLALYTSFLNGNVPEPGKYNAPRNILLIPGVNEFIPFTWGVIALIVTLVVHEFSHAILCRVEGIRVKSMGILYALVPIGGFAEPDDEQLFGPKENTEEEPPLTATIEEIEEWEKGRKVRQETEGSGPEELKHEKSGSGPVVGATRTQRARILASGVMANFSVAFIALLLFFGPVLGAIAPLSDAMVLTVNESSPADLAGLEEGMIITQINDTDITTAIDLQTYLETTSPGDTVRIYAEKNDTVSTHDLQIAPVPSDYVGGVLVGGVVSGSPAAEAGIETGMTMIRINNTEMQNIATFVNFMGTTRANQTVEVELLPPEDYTGNLTENGTVVFDVKLSSSSENDRGFLGIIYGNSGVVAFPMLGISVWMPQAKVYLDALKQIPSLLAVPAGWIILFGLPIYGFAGEGFRGFSGTIMQFYQPVGWAEPLGIGIFWIANTLLWVGWLNFYVGLFNCLPAVPLDGGHVFKDYIYSFVYRLTRNNSVSEKVSNSITASFSMLILFSFIFMILGPFIGQWV, from the coding sequence TTGAGTGGCACAAGCATTGTACTAGGTATTTTTTTATTGTACTGGTTCCTCATTTCCGTTCTCGATAGAAAGGGGATTCTGGAGAAATATAACATAAGCACATTCGGGCCGCTTCCCATCCTCATGATAAGGACAACCAGGGGGCTTAAACTTCTGGATATACTGGCCCGCCCGAAGCTTTACTGGAGGAGTTTTGCGAATCTCGGGATACTGCTGATGTTTGCAGGCATGATTGCAATGTTCCTGGTCATAGCTCTCTCGGACCTTGCGCTGTATACTTCATTCCTTAACGGAAATGTACCGGAACCGGGAAAATACAATGCTCCAAGAAATATCCTGCTTATTCCGGGCGTAAACGAGTTTATCCCTTTTACCTGGGGAGTTATTGCACTCATAGTCACGCTTGTCGTGCACGAATTTTCGCATGCAATCCTCTGCAGGGTTGAAGGCATCAGAGTCAAATCAATGGGCATCCTGTATGCTCTGGTTCCTATAGGAGGTTTTGCTGAGCCTGATGATGAACAGCTTTTCGGGCCAAAGGAGAATACAGAAGAGGAACCTCCTCTCACAGCCACGATCGAAGAAATCGAGGAATGGGAAAAGGGAAGGAAAGTAAGGCAAGAAACTGAGGGATCAGGGCCTGAGGAATTGAAGCATGAAAAGTCAGGTTCCGGCCCTGTAGTAGGCGCCACAAGGACTCAGAGAGCCCGGATTCTTGCATCAGGCGTTATGGCCAATTTCAGCGTCGCCTTTATAGCTTTATTGCTTTTCTTCGGGCCTGTACTGGGAGCAATTGCTCCCTTAAGTGATGCCATGGTTCTAACCGTAAACGAAAGTTCGCCGGCTGACCTTGCAGGGCTTGAGGAAGGTATGATAATAACACAAATTAATGATACAGATATCACAACAGCCATAGATCTGCAAACCTATCTCGAGACAACGAGCCCTGGGGACACCGTCCGCATCTATGCCGAGAAAAATGATACTGTTTCCACACACGATTTACAGATTGCTCCAGTCCCTTCGGACTACGTTGGTGGAGTGCTCGTGGGTGGGGTAGTTTCGGGAAGTCCTGCAGCAGAAGCAGGGATTGAAACCGGAATGACAATGATCAGGATCAACAATACAGAAATGCAGAACATTGCAACTTTCGTAAACTTTATGGGAACCACACGGGCAAACCAGACCGTAGAAGTAGAGTTACTTCCCCCTGAAGATTATACAGGCAACCTTACAGAAAATGGCACTGTAGTTTTCGATGTGAAGCTGTCTTCCAGTTCTGAGAATGATCGCGGTTTCCTTGGAATTATCTATGGAAATAGCGGAGTTGTTGCATTCCCTATGCTGGGGATTTCTGTATGGATGCCGCAGGCAAAAGTATATCTTGATGCCCTTAAGCAAATTCCATCCCTGCTAGCCGTACCTGCAGGCTGGATTATTCTCTTCGGACTTCCTATTTATGGATTTGCAGGTGAGGGATTCCGTGGCTTCTCAGGTACAATAATGCAGTTTTATCAGCCAGTGGGCTGGGCAGAGCCTCTGGGAATAGGAATTTTCTGGATTGCAAATACCCTGCTCTGGGTTGGCTGGCTGAACTTTTATGTTGGGCTGTTCAACTGTTTGCCTGCCGTGCCTCTGGACGGAGGCCATGTGTTTAAGGATTATATTTATTCTTTTGTATACCGGCTTACAAGGAACAATTCGGTCTCGGAAAAGGTCTCGAACTCGATCACAGCAAGCTTTTCGATGTTGATCCTGTTCTCGTTTATCTTCATGATATTGGGACCTTTCATCGGGCAATGGGTCTGA
- the cutA gene encoding divalent-cation tolerance protein CutA, whose product MLGIVYITAGNMENASQIARELVSRRLAACVNMFPVSSVYRWKEKLEEDNEIAMFVKTDSSRFEEITRLVRSLHTYELPAIEFWGIEGEQEYLDWVHVNSSGEGT is encoded by the coding sequence ATGCTTGGAATTGTATATATTACTGCCGGAAATATGGAGAATGCGTCGCAGATTGCAAGAGAGCTTGTCTCAAGGAGGCTTGCAGCCTGCGTAAATATGTTTCCAGTATCTTCGGTTTACCGATGGAAGGAAAAGCTTGAAGAAGACAACGAGATTGCCATGTTCGTAAAAACCGATTCTTCACGTTTTGAAGAGATCACAAGGCTTGTAAGGTCGCTACACACATATGAGCTACCTGCAATTGAATTCTGGGGAATTGAAGGAGAACAGGAGTATCTTGATTGGGTCCATGTTAATAGCTCAGGAGAAGGAACCTGA
- a CDS encoding substrate-binding domain-containing protein, producing MNRRILVIIGILAILIVGAGIYAYSSPTQPDTKRLIVSTTTSLEDTGLLKEIETAFEDKYPGVDVSVISGGTGIALQYGERGDADVLLTHDKNREEEFIESGFGTNRTEIAYNYFWIVGPENDPAGIRGLNATEAFSKIMEEGQNNPDKVKFASRGDDSGTHAREKQIWGRTGVSYEEVSGSGAWYIESGRGMGETLLLASEQNAYTLTDSGTFLAYTNEGRIRIVPLVTTGDELLNVYAAMPVNPERHPNINYEGAQNFVNFLVSPDGQEIIQNFGREEYGQPLFIPISQGLPS from the coding sequence ATGAATCGCAGAATCCTTGTTATTATCGGTATACTGGCTATATTGATTGTGGGCGCCGGTATATATGCATATAGTTCGCCTACACAACCGGACACAAAACGATTGATCGTTTCTACCACAACCAGTTTAGAGGACACCGGGCTTTTAAAAGAGATAGAAACGGCATTTGAAGATAAATATCCTGGAGTAGATGTATCCGTTATATCTGGAGGTACAGGTATAGCCTTACAGTATGGTGAGAGAGGAGACGCTGACGTTCTTCTTACTCATGATAAAAATCGAGAAGAGGAATTTATTGAAAGTGGATTTGGCACAAATCGTACAGAGATAGCATATAATTATTTTTGGATTGTGGGACCTGAAAATGACCCGGCAGGAATAAGAGGTCTTAATGCTACAGAAGCCTTTAGCAAAATAATGGAAGAAGGTCAAAACAATCCTGATAAGGTTAAATTTGCATCGCGTGGAGACGATTCAGGCACACATGCAAGAGAGAAACAAATCTGGGGAAGAACTGGAGTAAGCTATGAGGAAGTTAGTGGCTCGGGTGCATGGTACATTGAAAGTGGTAGAGGTATGGGGGAAACTCTTTTGCTTGCCAGTGAGCAGAATGCTTATACTTTGACTGATTCTGGAACATTTCTTGCATATACAAACGAGGGAAGAATCCGGATTGTACCATTAGTAACAACAGGAGATGAACTGCTTAATGTTTATGCAGCTATGCCTGTAAATCCAGAAAGACATCCGAATATTAATTATGAAGGAGCTCAAAACTTTGTGAACTTCCTTGTTTCTCCGGATGGACAGGAAATAATCCAAAATTTTGGTAGAGAAGAATATGGGCAGCCTCTTTTCATTCCAATATCTCAGGGTTTACCATCATGA
- a CDS encoding ABC transporter permease: MNEIISAILQAVELIMERDPELIGITRLSLYISLTATFIASLISIPIGGIIYFYEFRGKRTLINLIQTLYSVPTVLVGLFLFLLISKQGPFGFLNLLFTPTGMIIGQTLLILPILIGFTITALVGVSIQIRELAISLGASTYQTIITIIKEARYAIMSAVILGFGRAISEVGVAILIGGNIRGFTRNFTTAISLETSRGNLVLSIALGFILLSLALLINLVLNYLQGKD; encoded by the coding sequence TTGAATGAAATTATCAGCGCTATTCTACAGGCAGTAGAATTAATAATGGAACGTGATCCAGAATTAATCGGAATAACCAGATTAAGCCTTTATATCTCATTAACCGCAACATTCATAGCTTCTTTAATATCAATTCCTATCGGTGGAATAATTTACTTCTATGAATTTCGAGGAAAACGAACCCTGATAAATCTTATTCAAACCCTTTACAGCGTTCCCACAGTTTTAGTGGGGCTTTTTCTTTTCCTCCTGATATCTAAACAGGGCCCTTTCGGATTTTTAAATCTTCTTTTTACTCCCACTGGAATGATAATAGGGCAGACGCTACTCATACTGCCTATTCTCATCGGATTTACTATCACTGCTCTTGTTGGAGTCAGCATCCAAATAAGAGAATTAGCAATCTCTTTGGGAGCCAGTACTTATCAAACAATAATTACCATCATAAAGGAAGCTCGTTATGCTATAATGAGTGCTGTAATACTTGGGTTTGGAAGGGCTATATCAGAGGTAGGAGTCGCCATACTCATAGGGGGTAATATCAGAGGTTTTACAAGGAATTTTACCACTGCCATATCTCTTGAAACATCCAGAGGTAATCTGGTACTTTCAATAGCTTTGGGATTCATACTTCTCTCCCTGGCTCTACTAATCAATTTAGTATTGAATTATCTGCAGGGTAAAGATTAA
- a CDS encoding ABC transporter ATP-binding protein, protein MNIVELEEVYKNYGDLQVLKNINLRIKRGTSTALVGPTGSGKTVLLRLIDLLEKPSSGNIYFEGTNANESNDVRLDIRRKIGMVFQKPLAFKASVYDNIAYGLRVRGRKENMDKKIKEILELIGLPGYENRNALKLSGGETQRLALARAMITDPRLLLLDEPTANLDPISKKKMEELILKINRESETTIIMTTHDLSQGQKLADRMIILCNGQILQSGTPDRIFRKPKNRFVADFVGIENVMSGQIEDSSDGLVKIKTDFITVFALSEKKGKVHFTIRPDEITVSREKVQTSARNTIQGKVYQIIDTGSLIKLLVDTGELFTVFITRESLNELNISVGINIWLYFKASAVHVF, encoded by the coding sequence ATGAACATAGTAGAGTTGGAAGAGGTTTACAAAAACTATGGAGACCTCCAGGTTCTCAAGAATATTAACTTACGAATTAAAAGAGGGACCAGTACTGCGCTTGTTGGTCCAACTGGATCTGGAAAAACTGTTCTTCTCAGATTAATTGATTTACTGGAAAAACCGTCATCTGGAAATATATATTTTGAAGGTACGAACGCTAATGAATCGAATGATGTTCGGCTGGATATAAGAAGGAAAATTGGAATGGTTTTTCAAAAGCCGCTTGCTTTTAAGGCCAGCGTTTATGATAATATCGCTTATGGCTTGAGAGTCAGGGGTAGAAAAGAGAATATGGATAAGAAGATCAAAGAAATCCTTGAGTTGATTGGTCTTCCAGGTTACGAGAATAGAAATGCGCTTAAATTATCAGGTGGTGAGACTCAAAGGCTTGCACTTGCACGGGCGATGATTACAGATCCCAGGTTACTGTTACTTGATGAACCGACTGCAAATCTTGATCCTATATCTAAAAAGAAAATGGAAGAACTAATTCTGAAAATTAACCGTGAATCTGAAACAACCATTATAATGACTACTCATGACCTTTCACAGGGTCAAAAGCTTGCAGATAGAATGATTATACTCTGTAATGGTCAGATCCTGCAATCTGGAACACCCGATAGAATATTTAGAAAACCTAAAAATAGATTTGTGGCTGACTTTGTTGGTATTGAAAATGTAATGAGTGGTCAAATTGAGGATAGTTCAGATGGTCTTGTAAAAATCAAAACAGATTTCATAACAGTATTTGCTTTATCAGAAAAAAAAGGTAAAGTTCATTTTACTATACGACCTGATGAGATAACAGTATCCAGGGAAAAGGTGCAAACAAGTGCCAGAAATACAATTCAAGGTAAAGTTTATCAGATAATTGACACAGGATCACTTATAAAATTGCTAGTAGACACTGGAGAGTTGTTTACTGTGTTTATAACACGCGAATCTCTCAATGAGCTTAATATTTCTGTAGGAATCAATATCTGGTTGTATTTTAAGGCATCTGCTGTACATGTATTTTAA
- a CDS encoding histidine kinase dimerization/phosphoacceptor domain -containing protein: MEVENFVSQSPYPVLRIGRDGRVIYSNRAAELILHEWGIKIGEKVPSSIENTVKRVISRVNPEKTEMKFRKKVYLVSFHPLEGEDQVNVYGFDVTNHKKLKEKLRIKERQSDALHNIGRMALRCESLQAFMDESVKLVARTLGVEYSKIMELCPDGNFLLRASEGWKPGFVGKVIVSGSKEYQAGYTIYSKVAVIVRDFKKEKRFSASPFLKEHDIASGISVTIGKIEKPFGVLSAHSRRPKRFTADDTYFLNSVAFLISEVIERRHAEEELRQYKEQLEELVKQRTSELIRINERLTEEIAGRKQVEKALQNNVYFLETFLDAIPSPVFYRNLEGIYQGCNERFAREMLGLPKEKVIGHSMFEFRKQFSDKTIEVSTYYDRILLEEGKSIPHELKIPCAVNGKERNFLAHKATYSSVSGDIIGIVGVMLDITELKKAEQALLKTEEIRKKEIHHRIKNNLQVISSLLSLQAEHFSDREVRESFHDSQNRVMSMSLIHEELYKTGETGNFETFDFKTYLQKLANELFSSYVVGNQDIHLKLDLESVFLGMDTGIPLGIIINELVSNSLKHAFPKGKGEIQIKLHRLGSDKIEGEDRGTGRRETSEYLLIVSDNGIGLSEEIDFRHITSLGLQLVNILVEQIEGSIELIRGAGTEFRIKFRENACEV; encoded by the coding sequence ATGGAAGTGGAAAATTTTGTTTCTCAGAGCCCTTATCCTGTACTGAGGATAGGAAGGGATGGAAGGGTTATCTATTCGAATCGGGCAGCAGAGCTCATCCTTCATGAATGGGGCATAAAAATAGGAGAGAAAGTCCCCTCATCTATTGAAAATACCGTAAAAAGAGTAATTTCCCGAGTAAATCCTGAAAAAACAGAAATGAAGTTTAGAAAAAAGGTTTATCTTGTCTCATTTCACCCGCTTGAAGGGGAGGATCAGGTTAATGTTTACGGATTTGATGTAACCAACCATAAAAAACTGAAAGAAAAACTTCGGATCAAAGAGCGGCAGAGTGATGCACTCCATAACATAGGAAGGATGGCTCTCAGGTGCGAAAGCCTGCAGGCTTTTATGGACGAAAGTGTAAAACTGGTTGCAAGAACTCTTGGTGTCGAGTACAGTAAAATTATGGAACTTTGTCCTGATGGAAATTTTCTGCTCAGGGCAAGTGAAGGCTGGAAGCCAGGATTTGTAGGAAAGGTTATCGTCAGTGGGAGTAAAGAATACCAGGCAGGGTACACTATATACTCGAAAGTTGCGGTAATTGTAAGGGATTTTAAAAAGGAAAAACGTTTTAGCGCTTCACCTTTTCTGAAAGAGCATGATATAGCCAGCGGGATAAGTGTCACTATAGGAAAGATAGAGAAGCCTTTTGGAGTATTGAGTGCCCACTCAAGGAGACCAAAAAGATTTACTGCGGATGACACGTATTTCCTCAACTCGGTCGCTTTTCTAATCTCTGAAGTAATCGAACGCAGGCATGCTGAAGAAGAACTCCGCCAGTACAAGGAACAGCTTGAGGAACTGGTTAAACAGAGAACCTCAGAACTTATAAGAATAAACGAGAGGCTTACCGAGGAGATTGCAGGACGCAAGCAGGTTGAGAAAGCCCTTCAGAATAATGTGTATTTTCTGGAAACCTTCCTGGATGCCATCCCCTCCCCGGTCTTTTACAGGAATCTGGAGGGAATCTACCAGGGATGCAACGAAAGATTTGCCAGAGAAATGCTTGGCCTTCCAAAAGAAAAGGTAATAGGGCATTCAATGTTTGAGTTCAGGAAGCAGTTTTCGGATAAAACCATCGAAGTCTCTACCTATTATGACAGGATTCTTCTTGAGGAAGGTAAAAGCATACCTCATGAACTGAAAATACCGTGCGCCGTAAATGGAAAGGAAAGAAATTTTCTTGCCCATAAGGCTACTTACAGCAGTGTATCTGGTGACATAATCGGAATCGTAGGTGTGATGCTTGATATTACTGAACTTAAAAAAGCCGAGCAAGCCCTTCTGAAAACCGAAGAAATCCGGAAAAAAGAAATTCACCATAGAATCAAGAACAACCTGCAGGTGATCTCATCCTTATTAAGCCTCCAGGCTGAACATTTCAGCGACAGGGAGGTAAGGGAGTCCTTCCATGACAGCCAGAACCGGGTTATGTCGATGTCTCTAATTCATGAAGAGCTCTATAAAACAGGAGAAACCGGAAACTTTGAGACCTTTGATTTTAAAACATACCTCCAGAAACTTGCAAATGAGCTTTTCAGTTCATACGTGGTTGGCAATCAGGATATTCACTTAAAACTTGACCTCGAAAGTGTTTTTCTCGGAATGGACACCGGAATTCCTCTCGGGATTATTATTAACGAACTTGTATCCAACTCACTAAAACATGCTTTTCCCAAAGGAAAAGGAGAAATCCAGATAAAATTGCACAGGTTAGGCAGCGACAAAATCGAGGGTGAAGATAGAGGCACCGGCAGGCGTGAAACCTCTGAATATTTACTGATTGTCTCGGATAACGGAATAGGGCTTTCGGAAGAAATCGATTTCAGGCATATCACTTCTCTCGGGCTTCAACTTGTAAATATCCTCGTGGAACAGATCGAAGGCAGCATTGAGCTTATAAGAGGAGCAGGGACCGAATTCAGGATAAAATTCAGAGAAAATGCCTGTGAAGTATGA
- a CDS encoding endonuclease III domain-containing protein — MKNRVQNSGIGRTDIRISKITGPTGSEPAIGKIYDCLFALYGPQGWWPLTDLQKTGFAVPSKTGSVQGYHPADYTYPQTRNQQFEIICGALLTQNTSWIQVEKALSNLKQINALCPEAILSLDPEALKEAIRPAGYYNQKAMRLKTLADWFSELGDRVPAREELLSLKGVGPETADSILLYAFKQLSFVVDTYTKRIVTNLGLVDEKAEYNEIKALFEENLPQDLAVYQEYHALLV; from the coding sequence ATGAAAAATCGTGTTCAAAATTCCGGCATCGGAAGAACGGATATAAGGATAAGCAAAATAACAGGACCAACAGGTTCTGAACCTGCTATCGGAAAGATCTATGACTGTCTTTTTGCCTTATACGGCCCCCAGGGCTGGTGGCCTTTGACCGATCTTCAAAAAACTGGCTTTGCAGTCCCCTCAAAAACCGGTTCTGTCCAGGGATACCATCCTGCCGACTATACCTATCCTCAAACCCGGAACCAGCAGTTTGAAATTATCTGCGGAGCCCTGCTAACCCAGAATACGAGCTGGATACAGGTTGAAAAAGCTCTCTCCAACCTTAAACAGATAAATGCTCTTTGCCCAGAAGCAATTCTTTCCCTTGATCCGGAAGCCCTGAAAGAAGCTATCAGACCGGCAGGCTACTACAACCAGAAAGCAATGCGCCTGAAAACCCTTGCAGACTGGTTTTCGGAGCTTGGAGACCGAGTTCCTGCACGGGAAGAGCTTCTTTCGTTAAAAGGCGTGGGTCCCGAAACTGCGGATTCTATCCTGCTGTATGCCTTTAAACAGCTTTCCTTTGTCGTTGATACCTACACAAAAAGAATAGTAACAAACCTTGGTCTTGTTGATGAAAAAGCAGAATATAACGAAATCAAAGCCCTGTTTGAAGAAAATTTGCCTCAAGACCTGGCTGTGTACCAGGAATATCATGCTCTGCTTGTTTAG
- a CDS encoding ABC transporter permease, producing the protein MKTGKILKIALSMVKANKLRSWLTIIGVIIGIASVMAIVTTGEYFEKEVTETLEGFGGDTITIVASTPFHITDEEFVIENLEDPEESSEYSGVSSEINIETDRGKKETETDMSDYLESDSIEEAELTKMDVFALRSIPAIEYINVNVEKDAELKFGGESTWVWVKGVDPGVWPRISKKELEQGRMLKAGDRNVVVLSNELAKESFGKEIRLNQMILLNGKSYRVIGILEESGGLLGGFTGLFGSSVYMPYQDVYSLASDEDLPERETYSSIELKLYKGADYSSSIQEIENKLRISRRVNEDTQDFYVNSNREAIEGVRKLINGLTAFLAFIAGISLLVGSTGIANTMFTSVLEKTKEIGIMKAIGAKNRDIMLIFLCNSAMISLVGGIIGILLGTAAVQAVLLFLSIRMNVPFEFALSLKAAFVATFVSILVGLIAGLVPAKNASELKPVDALRYE; encoded by the coding sequence ATGAAAACCGGGAAAATTTTAAAAATTGCCCTGAGTATGGTTAAAGCCAATAAGCTGAGAAGCTGGCTGACAATTATAGGAGTGATAATAGGCATTGCCTCGGTAATGGCAATCGTCACTACAGGGGAGTATTTCGAGAAAGAAGTGACTGAGACTCTGGAGGGTTTCGGGGGCGATACTATCACAATAGTAGCTTCGACTCCTTTCCACATAACCGATGAAGAATTCGTAATAGAAAACCTGGAAGATCCTGAAGAAAGTTCAGAGTATTCGGGAGTAAGTTCGGAAATAAATATAGAAACCGACAGGGGAAAAAAGGAAACCGAGACCGATATGTCCGATTATCTCGAATCTGATTCCATAGAAGAAGCTGAGCTCACAAAAATGGATGTGTTTGCTCTGCGCAGTATTCCGGCTATTGAATATATTAATGTTAATGTTGAAAAGGATGCGGAACTGAAATTTGGGGGTGAGAGTACCTGGGTCTGGGTCAAAGGTGTGGACCCTGGAGTATGGCCCAGAATCTCAAAGAAAGAACTGGAGCAGGGAAGGATGCTGAAAGCCGGGGATAGGAACGTCGTGGTTCTTTCAAACGAGCTTGCAAAGGAGAGCTTTGGGAAGGAAATTAGGCTCAACCAGATGATCCTGTTAAATGGAAAGTCATACCGGGTGATCGGAATTCTGGAAGAGAGTGGCGGGCTCCTGGGAGGCTTTACCGGGCTTTTCGGGAGCAGCGTTTATATGCCTTACCAGGATGTATATTCTCTTGCCAGTGATGAGGATCTTCCTGAGAGGGAAACCTACAGCTCAATAGAATTAAAACTTTACAAAGGAGCTGACTATAGCTCCTCGATTCAGGAAATTGAGAATAAACTAAGAATTTCAAGAAGAGTTAATGAGGATACCCAGGATTTCTATGTTAATTCCAACAGAGAAGCAATAGAAGGCGTCAGAAAATTGATTAACGGGCTTACAGCTTTCCTGGCATTTATTGCAGGGATTTCTCTTCTTGTAGGTTCTACAGGGATTGCCAATACCATGTTTACATCTGTACTCGAAAAAACTAAAGAGATCGGGATAATGAAAGCCATAGGGGCAAAAAACAGGGATATAATGCTGATCTTTCTTTGCAACTCCGCGATGATCAGCCTTGTAGGCGGGATTATAGGCATTCTCCTCGGCACAGCTGCAGTGCAGGCAGTCCTTCTCTTCCTCTCAATTAGAATGAATGTTCCCTTCGAGTTCGCCCTCAGCCTTAAAGCTGCCTTTGTTGCAACCTTTGTTTCCATACTCGTGGGTTTGATTGCAGGGTTAGTGCCTGCAAAGAACGCCTCGGAATTGAAGCCTGTGGATGCATTGAGATATGAATAA
- a CDS encoding COG1361 S-layer family protein: MDFKFTGFVCFLLLLFSLAQPVLAEDTSEDKSNLEDDSNSEDKRTSYVSVGLDKGLTIDLLNQVPDPVKPGDILEVRLSVQNMGYKDLEDCVLEIKPSYPFKALAGEKLVQNIGTLGKRSEDNRRKVVKFKLGLENSVNAGKYPLKVYAYTKGDGNRLALTKELNIEVDSESNAEIEYISVEKMVPGTKTNLVFGIKNVGNSPLKNAMFSWECTGDVILPVGSSNVKHINLIDIGDTANVSFEVLTNVNTKPGMYKLDMVLTYDDIEELKTITEAGTVENQKRKEIKSKAGIYIGGTTEFDIAFMERGPTGSYTFSVSNIGNNGANSVKISVPLQANWTVTDGSNSVMLGNLPKGDMTIADFNLKPKEVGADLPIKFEISYTSNDGIRQVEEKQLTLYSAPFSPSVESGVPKESGSSSFKYKAGFAMLACAICVVGYKKHQKKMEMRNAQEKEFNEMKSEDPDR; the protein is encoded by the coding sequence ATGGATTTTAAATTTACAGGTTTTGTTTGCTTTCTTTTACTGCTCTTCTCACTCGCTCAACCTGTCTTGGCAGAAGACACATCTGAGGATAAGAGCAACCTTGAAGATGACAGCAACTCTGAGGATAAAAGAACTTCTTATGTAAGTGTGGGCCTTGACAAAGGCTTAACTATCGACCTGCTCAACCAGGTCCCTGACCCCGTAAAACCCGGGGATATCCTTGAAGTCAGGCTTTCAGTCCAGAACATGGGATATAAGGATCTAGAGGACTGTGTGCTGGAAATCAAGCCCAGTTATCCTTTCAAAGCTCTTGCCGGCGAGAAACTTGTACAGAACATCGGCACTCTGGGAAAACGCTCTGAAGACAACCGCAGAAAAGTCGTGAAATTCAAGCTCGGGCTTGAGAACAGCGTCAATGCAGGCAAGTATCCCCTGAAAGTGTACGCTTATACGAAAGGAGACGGAAACCGGCTTGCTCTTACTAAAGAACTCAATATAGAAGTTGATAGCGAATCAAACGCTGAAATCGAATATATCAGTGTTGAAAAAATGGTGCCCGGAACGAAGACCAATCTCGTCTTCGGCATAAAGAATGTGGGGAACTCTCCTTTGAAAAATGCAATGTTTTCCTGGGAATGTACAGGTGATGTGATCCTGCCTGTGGGTTCCAGCAATGTCAAGCACATTAACCTTATTGACATAGGAGATACTGCAAATGTCAGTTTCGAGGTCCTGACGAACGTCAATACGAAGCCAGGCATGTATAAGCTGGATATGGTGCTCACATATGACGATATTGAAGAACTCAAGACTATCACGGAAGCGGGCACTGTAGAAAACCAGAAGCGAAAAGAGATAAAAAGCAAGGCTGGAATCTATATCGGAGGCACAACTGAGTTTGATATTGCGTTCATGGAAAGAGGACCAACAGGGTCTTACACTTTTTCGGTTTCGAATATAGGGAACAACGGGGCAAACTCAGTTAAGATTTCTGTTCCCCTGCAGGCAAACTGGACTGTTACGGACGGAAGTAACTCCGTAATGCTTGGGAACCTGCCAAAAGGCGACATGACAATTGCCGATTTCAATCTTAAGCCAAAAGAGGTAGGGGCAGACCTGCCTATAAAATTTGAGATCAGCTATACCTCAAATGATGGGATCAGGCAGGTCGAGGAAAAGCAATTAACCCTTTACTCCGCACCTTTTTCCCCGTCAGTTGAGTCTGGTGTGCCAAAAGAGAGCGGTTCAAGCTCATTTAAATACAAGGCCGGATTCGCTATGCTTGCCTGTGCAATATGCGTTGTGGGTTACAAAAAACACCAGAAAAAAATGGAAATGAGGAATGCGCAGGAAAAAGAGTTCAATGAAATGAAATCCGAGGACCCGGACAGGTAA